Proteins encoded by one window of Gordonia jinghuaiqii:
- a CDS encoding GntR family transcriptional regulator, with product MTDRLLDQLGETRSGNARANVLEELRRLILSGGAPPGAQIPPAEIADAFGVSPIPVREALKTLVGEGLVVHRPGVGYRVSQPSTDELREIYFVRGTLEQAALARAVDLIDDASLQTARDRHADLLVAVKYKDGKAFHDTSREFHRALTSPCAMPRLLNMFEATWNLTEPFQMMRSVTPETQQALNDDHAALLEAFADRDAASVLDVAHRHHRRLESAIIETADLLDVRHD from the coding sequence ATGACCGACCGTCTGCTCGACCAGCTCGGTGAGACGCGTTCGGGCAATGCGCGCGCCAATGTGCTCGAGGAACTGCGTCGGCTCATCCTGTCCGGCGGCGCACCCCCGGGCGCCCAGATCCCGCCCGCGGAGATCGCCGACGCGTTCGGTGTCAGTCCGATCCCGGTGCGTGAGGCGCTCAAGACGCTGGTCGGCGAGGGGCTCGTGGTGCACCGCCCGGGCGTGGGCTATCGGGTCAGTCAACCCTCGACCGACGAGCTCCGCGAGATCTACTTCGTCCGTGGCACATTGGAGCAGGCCGCGCTCGCCCGGGCGGTGGACCTGATCGACGACGCGTCCCTGCAGACCGCGCGCGATCGCCACGCCGACCTGCTCGTCGCGGTGAAGTACAAAGACGGCAAGGCTTTTCACGACACCTCCCGCGAGTTCCACCGGGCGTTGACCAGCCCGTGCGCCATGCCGCGTCTGCTCAACATGTTCGAGGCGACGTGGAATCTCACCGAACCGTTCCAGATGATGCGCTCGGTGACCCCGGAGACCCAGCAGGCCCTCAACGACGACCACGCCGCGTTGCTCGAGGCATTCGCCGATCGCGACGCCGCGTCGGTCCTCGACGTCGCTCACCGGCATCACCGACGTCTCGAGAGCGCGATCATCGAGACCGCGGACCTGCTCGACGTCCGCCACGACTGA
- a CDS encoding PPOX class F420-dependent oxidoreductase, translated as MSATSLSDPAVREFLAAGTRTGHLGFLASDGRPLVAPIWFVLDGDRIAFNTGATTAKGRALLRDPRVTLSVDLPGPPFGFVQVQGRAHITEDLDEVRRIAALCGGRYMGADRAAEFGARNGVPGELGVWIEPDKVIASLDVTA; from the coding sequence ATGTCTGCGACGTCGCTGTCCGACCCGGCCGTCCGGGAATTCCTCGCGGCCGGTACCAGGACCGGCCATCTGGGTTTCCTCGCCTCCGACGGCCGGCCGCTGGTCGCGCCGATCTGGTTCGTCCTCGACGGCGACCGGATCGCCTTCAACACCGGGGCGACCACCGCCAAAGGTCGTGCACTGCTGCGTGATCCACGGGTGACGCTGTCGGTGGACCTGCCCGGCCCCCCGTTCGGGTTCGTCCAGGTGCAGGGCCGCGCACATATCACCGAGGATCTCGACGAGGTGCGTCGCATCGCGGCGCTGTGCGGCGGACGGTACATGGGTGCCGACCGCGCCGCGGAGTTCGGCGCCCGCAACGGCGTGCCGGGGGAACTGGGGGTGTGGATCGAACCGGACAAGGTCATCGCGAGCCTCGATGTCACCGCCTGA
- the mftF gene encoding mycofactocin biosynthesis glycosyltransferase MftF (Members of this protein family, MftF, are glycosyltransferases, members of PF00535 (glycosyl transferase family 2). The encoding gene is found as part of the mycofactocin cassette, in Mycobacterium tuberculosis, many other Actinobacteria, and occasional members of other lineages. Mycofactocin itself, a putative redox carrier, is a heavily modified derivative of the C-terminal Val-Tyr dipeptide of the mycofactocin precursor MftA (TIGR03969).), which yields MTALDDSTPRPTPTGQCSTDDDSAGSDAQAVGAQSDSDSADSGPADSGPADSDAAEAGDPAASVETVDLPDGFQVQIDLRCARAGDFRYLVGGSPTRLLRMSDTALGMTSEDGRIEVCDNVTRRLARALLDAGIANPRPMFGPTPDDVTVVIPVRDNQPGVDRLLAALDGLSVIVVDDGSTVPIRADRPGMRVLRFDENRGPSAARNAGAAAATTDFVAFLDSDVVPDPDWLTVLLTHFSDPTVGVVAPRIVGLRAGEGVSSSLAERYENGWSSLDMGPDESAVRPSTRTPYVPSAAMVVRRNAFCGFDESLRVAEDVDACWRMHAEGWRIRYDPVARVAHDHRTDLRSVLSRRCFYGTGAAHLASRHGERAAPMVMSVPMAAAVIALLSRTRFGAALAMIILTHLAVRMRKRLGDLPSAPLVSAQMTGRAAGFGLLQAADAICRHYWPVALLLALVSRRFRTLAVQVAIVEGVVSWVRDLIADPTSPPTLGPLRYILMHRLDDLAYGAGLWQGVISHRDPEALRPVISR from the coding sequence ATGACCGCCCTCGACGATTCGACGCCACGTCCCACCCCCACCGGCCAGTGCTCCACCGACGATGATTCCGCCGGGAGTGACGCGCAAGCGGTTGGCGCACAATCGGATTCGGACTCTGCGGATTCGGGCCCTGCCGATTCGGGCCCTGCGGATTCGGACGCTGCCGAGGCGGGCGACCCCGCGGCCTCGGTGGAGACCGTGGACCTGCCCGACGGGTTCCAGGTGCAGATCGATCTGCGGTGCGCCCGTGCGGGCGACTTCCGTTATCTGGTCGGCGGATCGCCGACACGGCTGTTGCGCATGTCGGACACGGCCCTCGGCATGACCTCCGAGGACGGCCGGATCGAGGTGTGCGACAACGTGACCCGGCGCCTGGCACGTGCACTGCTCGACGCCGGTATCGCCAACCCGCGGCCGATGTTCGGTCCCACGCCGGACGACGTCACCGTCGTGATCCCGGTTCGCGACAACCAGCCCGGCGTCGACCGTCTCCTCGCCGCCCTCGACGGGTTGTCGGTGATCGTCGTCGACGACGGGTCGACGGTGCCGATCAGGGCCGACCGTCCGGGGATGCGTGTCCTGCGGTTCGACGAGAACCGCGGACCGTCGGCGGCCCGCAATGCCGGCGCGGCCGCCGCGACGACCGACTTCGTTGCCTTCCTCGATTCCGACGTCGTGCCCGACCCCGACTGGCTCACCGTGCTGCTGACGCATTTCTCCGACCCCACCGTCGGCGTGGTGGCCCCGCGCATCGTCGGCCTGCGGGCGGGCGAGGGTGTGTCATCGTCGTTGGCCGAGAGGTACGAGAACGGGTGGTCCTCGCTCGACATGGGGCCCGACGAGTCGGCGGTACGGCCCTCGACCCGGACGCCTTATGTGCCCAGTGCCGCAATGGTTGTGCGGCGCAACGCTTTCTGTGGCTTCGATGAATCGCTGCGGGTGGCCGAGGATGTCGACGCCTGCTGGCGGATGCACGCCGAGGGCTGGCGGATCCGCTACGACCCGGTCGCCCGCGTCGCTCACGACCACCGCACGGACCTCCGTTCGGTTCTGTCGCGGCGCTGCTTCTACGGAACCGGGGCCGCGCACCTGGCCTCCCGTCACGGCGAACGAGCCGCTCCGATGGTCATGTCGGTCCCGATGGCGGCGGCCGTGATCGCGCTGCTGTCGAGGACCCGTTTCGGGGCCGCGCTCGCGATGATCATCCTCACCCACCTTGCTGTCCGGATGAGAAAGCGCCTGGGCGATCTGCCCTCCGCGCCGCTGGTGTCCGCGCAGATGACCGGGCGGGCGGCGGGATTCGGACTCCTGCAGGCCGCCGACGCCATCTGCCGGCACTACTGGCCGGTGGCACTGTTACTCGCTCTCGTGTCGCGCAGGTTCCGCACACTCGCGGTGCAGGTGGCGATCGTCGAGGGGGTGGTGTCGTGGGTTCGGGACCTGATCGCCGACCCCACCAGCCCACCCACACTCGGACCTCTGCGCTACATCCTCATGCACCGCCTCGACGACCTGGCCTATGGCGCCGGGCTGTGGCAGGGAGTCATCTCCCACCGGGATCCCGAGGCGCTGCGCCCGGTCATCTCTCGATGA
- a CDS encoding alpha/beta hydrolase family protein: MTTLRFDDRGWKTYGASLSPDAGAFAYIVDDGTGYPRAAQRALSRDGVGELRWVKLRSTGPVHKIVHSTDGRWLAVEIAPSGGEHHQVWVVTTDPEDDTAHRVAATRPDGRSFGTVGLVGWDTDWVLITAVDHDGTSHALRVHPGTGTTQILDLRVGSVLIDSWKGATLVRVGPRGYHDMLLLRRRPDSDSDEITMTPLLPQDPGAVTDQGYVLDQGFDHPSLVFVPAPDEPARDLDSVQALVRSDFDAKFPRLLGVEVGKYGVRFRVMAQRVDIGLDEFAVSHDQSRVALLWNIQGRSQLQIMTLPDQTLHPPIDLPGDVAADLSISAAGSVVTLTVSSPQHSPLVHLVDVANRAVYPVRDDVVTGEGPSSQLRGELVEFSARDGMPLSGLLFRAGNTPGPTLLYFHGGPEAQTRPDYQFLFGPLVDAGITVFAPNVRGSSGYGRLFAHADDRYGRYAGINDAADCAEFLCRQGIADPDALYCSGRSYGGYLTLACLTFHPDVFAAGIAICGMSDLESFFRNTEPWIAVAAYTKYGHPESDRELLADLSPIHRIDDVRAPLLVVHGAHDTNVPVSESQQIVAELQARGAVAEMLMFEDEGHEIVKRDNQHRLTEAVAEWIARYPKRPGALR; encoded by the coding sequence GTGACGACACTGAGATTCGACGACCGCGGCTGGAAGACTTACGGCGCCTCGCTGTCGCCCGACGCCGGCGCATTCGCCTACATCGTCGACGACGGAACCGGTTATCCCCGCGCCGCCCAGCGCGCCCTCTCGCGCGACGGCGTCGGCGAACTGCGCTGGGTGAAGCTGCGGTCCACCGGACCTGTCCACAAGATCGTGCATTCCACCGACGGCCGCTGGCTGGCCGTCGAGATCGCGCCGAGCGGCGGTGAGCACCACCAGGTCTGGGTGGTGACCACCGATCCCGAGGACGACACCGCCCACCGCGTCGCGGCGACCCGCCCCGACGGCCGTTCCTTCGGAACCGTGGGGCTCGTGGGCTGGGACACCGACTGGGTGCTGATCACCGCGGTCGATCACGACGGCACCTCGCACGCCCTGCGCGTGCACCCGGGTACCGGAACCACCCAGATCCTCGACCTGCGCGTCGGCAGCGTTCTGATCGACTCGTGGAAGGGGGCGACGCTCGTGCGCGTCGGCCCGCGCGGCTACCACGACATGCTGCTGCTGCGGCGCCGCCCCGATTCGGACTCCGACGAGATCACGATGACCCCGCTGCTCCCGCAGGACCCCGGGGCGGTCACCGACCAGGGTTACGTCCTCGACCAGGGTTTCGACCACCCCTCGCTCGTGTTCGTGCCCGCCCCCGACGAACCCGCGCGCGACCTCGACAGCGTTCAGGCCCTGGTCCGCAGCGACTTCGACGCGAAGTTCCCCCGACTGCTCGGCGTCGAGGTCGGCAAGTACGGTGTGCGGTTCCGGGTGATGGCCCAGCGTGTCGACATCGGGCTCGACGAGTTCGCCGTGAGTCACGACCAGTCGAGGGTCGCACTGCTGTGGAACATCCAGGGCCGCAGCCAGTTGCAGATCATGACCCTGCCCGATCAGACGCTGCACCCCCCGATCGACCTGCCCGGCGACGTCGCCGCCGACCTGTCCATCAGTGCGGCGGGGTCGGTGGTGACCCTCACCGTGTCGAGCCCGCAGCATTCCCCACTCGTGCATCTCGTCGACGTCGCCAACCGAGCGGTCTACCCGGTCCGCGACGACGTGGTGACCGGCGAGGGACCGTCGAGTCAGCTACGCGGAGAACTCGTGGAGTTCTCCGCGCGCGACGGTATGCCATTGTCGGGATTGCTGTTTCGTGCGGGGAACACTCCTGGCCCCACCCTGCTGTACTTCCACGGCGGACCCGAGGCGCAGACCCGGCCGGACTATCAGTTCCTGTTCGGTCCGCTCGTCGACGCCGGGATCACCGTGTTCGCACCCAACGTCCGCGGGTCGTCGGGATATGGCCGGCTGTTCGCCCACGCCGACGATCGTTACGGCCGCTATGCGGGCATCAACGATGCCGCGGACTGCGCCGAGTTCCTGTGCCGTCAGGGTATTGCGGACCCCGACGCGCTGTACTGCTCGGGCCGGTCCTACGGCGGCTATCTCACGCTCGCCTGTCTGACCTTCCACCCCGACGTCTTCGCGGCCGGGATCGCCATCTGCGGCATGAGCGATCTGGAGTCGTTCTTCCGCAACACCGAACCGTGGATCGCGGTGGCCGCCTACACCAAATACGGCCATCCCGAATCGGACCGGGAGTTGCTCGCCGACCTGTCCCCCATCCACCGCATCGACGATGTCCGCGCACCGTTGCTCGTCGTGCACGGGGCGCACGACACCAACGTCCCGGTGAGCGAGTCACAACAGATCGTCGCCGAATTGCAGGCCCGCGGCGCGGTGGCCGAGATGCTGATGTTCGAGGACGAGGGACACGAGATCGTCAAGCGCGACAACCAGCATCGCCTCACCGAGGCCGTGGCCGAGTGGATCGCCCGATATCCCAAGCGTCCGGGCGCCCTCCGATGA
- the mftE gene encoding mycofactocin biosynthesis peptidyl-dipeptidase MftE translates to MTGPSALGQCSWPDLDGRVITLLVPLGSVEQHGPHLPLDTDTRIAAAVTDLACAQAGESDRADGSRESGLLRAPDLNYGASGEHEGFAGTISIGHDALRGLLIEYGRSACRWAERVVFVNGHGGNIRTLVDAVTRLRYEGRDVAWFPCAFDGADAHAGFTETSVLLHVSPTVVDSSRAVAGNREPVGALLGAMRTGGVGAVSPNGVLGDPDGATAEEGGRLVAEAADRLCGALAAWEVDGQGRLG, encoded by the coding sequence ATGACAGGTCCGTCGGCGTTGGGGCAGTGCAGCTGGCCAGACCTCGATGGGCGGGTGATCACGCTCCTCGTGCCGCTCGGCTCGGTCGAGCAGCACGGCCCTCATCTTCCGTTGGACACCGATACGCGCATCGCCGCGGCGGTCACCGACCTCGCCTGCGCGCAGGCGGGCGAGTCGGACCGTGCCGACGGGTCGCGCGAGTCGGGTCTCCTGCGCGCCCCCGATCTGAACTACGGCGCCAGCGGCGAGCACGAGGGATTCGCCGGAACCATCTCCATCGGACACGACGCCCTGCGCGGGCTGCTCATCGAGTACGGCCGCAGCGCCTGTCGGTGGGCCGAGCGCGTGGTGTTCGTCAACGGTCACGGCGGAAACATCCGAACCCTCGTCGACGCGGTCACGCGGTTGCGGTACGAAGGGCGCGATGTCGCCTGGTTCCCCTGCGCCTTCGACGGCGCCGACGCGCACGCCGGGTTCACCGAAACGTCTGTGCTGCTTCATGTCTCGCCGACGGTCGTGGATTCCTCGCGTGCGGTTGCGGGCAACCGCGAACCGGTCGGGGCGCTACTGGGCGCGATGCGCACCGGGGGTGTCGGCGCGGTGAGTCCCAACGGCGTCCTGGGTGATCCGGACGGTGCGACCGCCGAAGAGGGTGGGCGCCTGGTCGCCGAGGCCGCCGACCGTCTGTGCGGCGCGCTCGCCGCCTGGGAGGTCGACGGACAGGGACGACTCGGATGA
- a CDS encoding NCS1 family nucleobase:cation symporter-1 has product MSAPTPPTTSHSSAAGESVIKPGYDTRLTNEDLAPLKNQNWTWYNIFAFWMSDVHSVGGYVFAGSLFALGIAAWQVLVALVVGIVAVNILCNLVAKPSQIAGVPYPVTTRVSFGVKGANIPAIIRGVIAVVWYGIQTYLASVAFGLLALKFWPGLEPWGDVDTHGFLGLSALGWAGFVLMWILQAAVFWNGMDTIRKFIDFCGPAVYVVMIALAGYLIVKAGWDNVSFDLAVGDGLTGWSSITMMISAIALVVSYFSGPMLNFGDFSRYGRSFGEVKKGNFWGLPVNFLFFSLLVVCTVSAAATVIGTDEDGNIITDPVHIVDRIDNTTAAVLGVLTFAIATIGINIVANFVSPAFDFSNVAPTKISWRTGGMIAAVGSVLITPWNLFNNPTAIHYTMDTLGAVIGPLFGILIADFYLIKKQQIVVDDLFTMKPEGTYWYRNGWNPVAVGATVIASILPIGVVIFGTAYQASFTWFMGAAVGMALYWVGMKFIPAHLIYGSGPRATTTTDLEVAQDSADPADTTAAPAAAASVPEGTASS; this is encoded by the coding sequence ATGTCCGCACCAACACCACCCACCACGTCCCATTCCAGCGCGGCCGGCGAGAGCGTCATCAAGCCCGGCTACGACACGCGCCTCACCAACGAGGACCTCGCACCGCTCAAGAACCAGAACTGGACCTGGTACAACATCTTCGCGTTCTGGATGTCGGATGTGCACAGCGTCGGCGGATACGTCTTCGCGGGGAGCCTGTTCGCGCTCGGCATCGCCGCCTGGCAGGTACTCGTCGCGCTGGTCGTGGGCATCGTGGCCGTCAACATCCTCTGCAACCTCGTCGCGAAGCCGTCACAGATAGCCGGAGTCCCGTACCCGGTCACGACCCGGGTCTCCTTCGGTGTGAAGGGCGCCAACATCCCGGCCATCATCCGTGGCGTGATCGCGGTGGTCTGGTACGGAATCCAGACCTACCTGGCGTCGGTCGCCTTCGGCTTGCTGGCACTGAAGTTCTGGCCCGGCCTCGAACCGTGGGGCGATGTGGACACCCACGGCTTCCTCGGGCTGTCCGCACTCGGCTGGGCCGGCTTCGTCCTCATGTGGATCCTGCAGGCGGCCGTCTTCTGGAACGGCATGGACACCATCCGCAAGTTCATCGACTTCTGCGGCCCCGCGGTGTATGTCGTGATGATCGCGCTGGCCGGTTACCTCATCGTCAAGGCCGGCTGGGACAACGTCAGTTTCGATCTGGCGGTCGGTGACGGCCTGACGGGGTGGTCGTCGATCACCATGATGATCAGCGCGATCGCCCTGGTCGTCTCCTACTTCTCCGGACCGATGCTCAACTTCGGCGACTTCTCCCGGTACGGACGGAGTTTCGGCGAGGTCAAGAAGGGCAACTTCTGGGGTCTGCCGGTGAACTTCCTCTTCTTCTCCCTGCTGGTGGTCTGCACCGTGTCCGCGGCCGCCACGGTCATCGGTACCGACGAGGACGGCAACATCATCACCGATCCCGTCCACATCGTGGACAGGATCGACAACACCACCGCGGCGGTTCTCGGCGTGCTCACCTTCGCCATCGCGACCATCGGCATCAACATCGTCGCCAACTTCGTCTCCCCCGCCTTCGACTTCTCCAACGTGGCGCCGACCAAGATCTCGTGGCGCACCGGCGGAATGATCGCCGCGGTGGGTTCGGTGCTCATCACCCCGTGGAACCTCTTCAACAACCCCACGGCGATCCACTACACGATGGACACCCTCGGTGCCGTGATCGGTCCGCTGTTCGGCATTCTCATCGCCGACTTCTACCTGATCAAGAAGCAGCAGATCGTGGTCGACGACCTGTTCACGATGAAGCCCGAGGGCACCTACTGGTACCGCAACGGCTGGAACCCGGTCGCGGTGGGCGCCACCGTCATCGCCTCGATCCTGCCGATCGGCGTCGTCATCTTCGGCACCGCCTACCAGGCGAGCTTCACCTGGTTCATGGGCGCCGCGGTGGGCATGGCGCTGTACTGGGTCGGCATGAAATTCATACCGGCACACCTGATCTACGGGTCAGGTCCGCGCGCAACGACGACCACCGACCTCGAAGTCGCGCAGGACTCGGCAGACCCTGCCGACACCACCGCCGCACCGGCGGCCGCCGCAAGCGTCCCGGAGGGCACCGCGAGCAGCTGA
- a CDS encoding N-acetylglutaminylglutamine amidotransferase codes for MCGICGEIRFDGTAPDVSAVDAMTCEMTRRGPDGSGVFAKGSVALGHRRLKIIDLTEKGSQPMIDPTLGLAMVFNGCIYNHHELRAELEGKGYTFFSHADSEVILKAFHAWGADCVDRFIGMFAFAITDTDTGVVTLGRDRLGIKPLYLADTPGRLRFASSVQALLRAGDIDTSIDRVALHHYFSFHAVVPAPHTIYNGIRKLPPATVMTITPEGRRSERKYWAPAFEPHPERADWDEQRWQSELIDSLRTSVRRRMVADVPVGVLLSGGVDSSLVVALLAEQGQTDLATFSIGFDSAAGESGDEYAYSDLIADTFATDHHKIHIGTDRLLPAIPDTVAAMGEPMVSHDCVAFYLLSQEVSKSIKVVQSGQGADEILGGYSWYPPLQHVARENTTRAYANEFFDRDDADVRGILADEYLCEAGYDPSFEFARAHQSAPGAHTAVDAALRLDTTVMLVDDPVKRVDTMTMAWGLEARVPFLDHEFVELAATCPPDLKLAHGGKGVLKEASRSLLPSAVIDRTKGYFPVPGIRHLTGGVLDLVSDTLRSQAAIDRGLYRHEALDRLFADPNGVRTRLDGNELWQVALLEMWLQTMESNARR; via the coding sequence ATGTGCGGAATCTGCGGCGAGATCCGGTTCGACGGCACGGCACCGGACGTCTCGGCCGTCGACGCGATGACCTGCGAGATGACCCGACGCGGCCCCGACGGTTCCGGAGTGTTCGCGAAAGGGTCTGTCGCACTGGGCCACCGCCGCCTGAAGATCATCGACCTGACCGAAAAGGGCAGCCAGCCCATGATCGACCCCACACTGGGTCTCGCCATGGTCTTCAACGGATGCATCTACAACCACCACGAGTTGCGCGCGGAGCTCGAGGGCAAGGGCTACACGTTCTTCTCCCACGCCGACAGCGAAGTGATCCTCAAGGCCTTCCACGCCTGGGGCGCTGACTGTGTGGACCGTTTCATCGGCATGTTCGCGTTCGCGATCACCGACACCGACACCGGTGTCGTCACCCTGGGCCGCGACCGGCTCGGCATCAAACCGCTATATCTCGCCGACACCCCGGGACGGCTCCGCTTCGCCTCGTCGGTGCAGGCCCTGCTGCGCGCCGGCGACATCGACACCTCGATCGATCGCGTTGCGCTGCACCACTATTTCAGCTTTCACGCCGTGGTGCCCGCCCCGCACACCATCTACAACGGCATCCGCAAGCTGCCGCCCGCGACGGTCATGACCATCACTCCCGAGGGCCGGCGCAGCGAGCGGAAGTACTGGGCGCCCGCCTTCGAGCCGCACCCCGAACGTGCGGACTGGGATGAGCAGCGGTGGCAGTCCGAGCTCATCGACTCGCTGCGGACATCTGTGCGGCGTCGCATGGTGGCCGACGTCCCGGTCGGCGTCCTGCTCTCCGGCGGGGTCGACTCCTCACTCGTGGTCGCGCTGCTCGCCGAACAGGGACAGACCGACCTCGCCACCTTCAGCATCGGGTTCGATTCTGCCGCAGGCGAATCGGGGGACGAGTACGCCTACTCCGATCTGATCGCCGACACCTTCGCCACCGATCACCACAAGATCCACATCGGCACCGACCGCCTCCTGCCCGCCATCCCCGACACCGTCGCGGCCATGGGCGAACCGATGGTCAGCCACGATTGCGTGGCGTTCTATCTGCTGTCCCAGGAGGTCAGCAAGTCCATCAAGGTGGTCCAGTCCGGGCAGGGCGCCGATGAGATCCTCGGCGGTTACAGCTGGTACCCGCCCCTGCAGCACGTGGCCCGCGAGAACACCACCCGCGCCTACGCGAACGAGTTCTTCGACCGCGACGACGCCGACGTGCGCGGCATCCTGGCCGACGAGTATCTCTGCGAGGCCGGCTACGATCCCAGCTTCGAATTCGCCCGCGCCCACCAGTCCGCGCCCGGCGCACACACCGCTGTCGACGCGGCACTGCGCCTCGACACCACGGTCATGCTCGTCGACGACCCGGTCAAACGCGTCGACACCATGACCATGGCCTGGGGTCTGGAGGCGCGTGTCCCGTTCCTCGACCACGAGTTCGTCGAACTGGCCGCCACGTGCCCGCCCGATCTGAAACTGGCCCACGGCGGCAAGGGGGTGCTCAAGGAGGCGAGCCGGAGCCTGCTGCCCTCGGCGGTGATCGACCGGACGAAGGGTTACTTCCCCGTCCCCGGTATCCGCCACCTGACGGGCGGGGTCCTCGACCTCGTCTCCGACACGCTGCGCTCGCAGGCGGCCATCGACCGCGGCCTGTACCGCCACGAGGCGCTCGACAGACTCTTCGCCGACCCCAACGGTGTTCGCACGAGGCTCGACGGCAACGAGCTGTGGCAGGTCGCACTCCTCGAGATGTGGCTTCAGACAATGGAAAGCAACGCCCGACGGTGA
- the mftG gene encoding mycofactocin system GMC family oxidoreductase MftG, with amino-acid sequence MTAGASPSGAVTTAGLPRADLGTDALTADVVIVGAGSAGCVLAEKLSRDPGRQVVLIERGPSGMPSLADLDLRRLPIDDAAPFAVRHATDLGPAAARGSALGGSSAVNGGYFLRWHPGDFAAWPSGWEIDVVAAAYDELDGPYGTMGVEPVSDDELGDTGTAFEHYWSTRVPVRPVDERWPVVGLNRVLSNRTGMSRRTSAAAYLVPAAARRNLLVVTDCEVEGLEVARGRTVTGVRAGPLSVTAGEVILSAGTLGTARILLRSGLDVLGLRAAGGEFGAGEFEAGEFEAGEHRALAVSYRRRGPAAPGMVLPTVLHTDDDCEIRCYRDDFASHIRGVPAHGPIVEVACMRPSPVRIVDDGPVVRLAFGEPDGRAAAAMRDGAAHVVEMLQAPEFADIVVPGSVSVAPAAGFSQHAWGTMPMGVRTDWLGGVYGTHGLRIVDASILPGGGHSGPHATVMMVACRIGELLAAR; translated from the coding sequence ATGACGGCGGGTGCCTCCCCGTCCGGCGCCGTCACCACCGCCGGACTTCCCCGTGCCGACCTCGGAACTGACGCCCTGACCGCCGATGTCGTGATCGTCGGCGCCGGTAGCGCAGGATGTGTGCTGGCAGAGAAGCTCTCGCGCGACCCCGGTCGTCAGGTCGTGCTGATCGAGCGCGGACCGTCGGGCATGCCCTCGCTCGCGGATCTCGATCTACGGCGCCTGCCCATCGACGACGCCGCCCCCTTCGCCGTCCGGCACGCCACCGATCTCGGCCCGGCGGCCGCCCGCGGCTCGGCGCTGGGCGGATCCTCCGCCGTCAACGGCGGCTATTTCCTGCGTTGGCACCCCGGCGATTTCGCCGCGTGGCCCAGCGGCTGGGAGATCGACGTCGTGGCCGCGGCGTACGACGAACTCGACGGCCCGTACGGCACGATGGGCGTCGAACCGGTGTCCGATGACGAACTCGGCGACACCGGAACGGCATTCGAACACTACTGGTCGACGCGGGTGCCCGTGCGTCCGGTGGACGAGCGCTGGCCGGTGGTGGGGCTCAACCGGGTGCTCTCCAACCGGACCGGGATGTCGCGTCGCACCTCGGCCGCGGCGTACCTCGTGCCGGCCGCGGCGCGTCGGAATCTGCTCGTGGTGACCGACTGCGAGGTGGAGGGGCTCGAGGTGGCTCGCGGACGAACCGTCACCGGGGTGCGTGCGGGCCCGTTGTCGGTGACCGCGGGCGAGGTGATCCTGTCCGCCGGGACCCTGGGTACCGCGCGCATCCTGCTCAGGTCGGGACTCGACGTGCTCGGCCTGCGGGCGGCGGGCGGTGAGTTCGGGGCGGGGGAGTTCGAGGCGGGCGAGTTCGAGGCGGGGGAGCACCGCGCGCTGGCGGTGTCGTACCGCAGGCGCGGTCCGGCGGCACCCGGCATGGTTCTGCCGACCGTGCTCCACACCGATGACGACTGCGAGATCCGTTGCTATCGAGACGATTTCGCCTCCCATATCCGCGGTGTACCCGCGCACGGGCCGATCGTCGAGGTCGCCTGCATGCGACCCTCGCCCGTGCGGATCGTCGACGACGGGCCTGTTGTGCGTCTCGCCTTCGGGGAACCGGACGGGCGGGCGGCTGCCGCGATGCGCGACGGGGCGGCCCACGTCGTCGAGATGTTGCAGGCCCCCGAGTTCGCCGACATCGTCGTGCCGGGCAGTGTGTCGGTGGCCCCTGCGGCCGGGTTCTCCCAGCACGCCTGGGGAACGATGCCGATGGGGGTGCGCACCGACTGGCTGGGCGGTGTGTACGGAACGCACGGATTGCGCATCGTCGATGCGTCCATCCTGCCCGGCGGCGGTCACAGCGGTCCGCACGCGACCGTGATGATGGTGGCCTGCCGGATCGGGGAGTTGCTGGCCGCGCGGTGA